In Tachysurus fulvidraco isolate hzauxx_2018 chromosome 1, HZAU_PFXX_2.0, whole genome shotgun sequence, a single window of DNA contains:
- the zgc:103586 gene encoding zgc:103586 isoform X1, which produces MKMETEDRTAVYKSFIVLLNLSAWMVLITTVGLGAMHYNGCPIQPHIPIYLIIIGVCGLILLMLAYCMNTLSEGFWLQICLLCILCIVIFTVIWFLTGTVWVFSIYPPNYNSSAEGHYCQRTLYLFAFWFNILCFLSVLFLIPCCICYFVYECVRRAYSP; this is translated from the exons atgaagatgGAAACAGAAGACAGAACTGCTGTTTATAAATCATTCATTG tgcTGCTGAATCTGAGTGCTTGGATGGTTCTGATAACAACTGTGGGATTAG GAGCCATGCATTACAATGGATGCCCCATTCAGCCCCACATTCCTATATATCTGATTATTATTGGTGTGTGTGGACTCATTTTATTGATGTTGGCCTACTGTATGAACACGCTGAGCGAAGGATTCTGGCTTCAGATCTGCCTACTATGTATTCTATGCATTGTCATTTTCACCGTCATCTGGTTTCTCACAG GAACAGTCTGGGTTTTCTCCATATATCCTCCAAACTACAACTCCTCAGCTGAGGGACACTACTGTCAGAGGACTCTTTACCTTTTTGCTTTTTGGTTCAATATCCTGTGCTTTTTGTCTGTGCTTTTTCTGATACCTTGTTGTATATGTTATtttgtgtacgagtgtgttAGACGTGCATACTCCCCATAG
- the zgc:103586 gene encoding zgc:103586 isoform X4 has translation MAELVAKCLEARDMAYCPYSKFPVGAAILTSGGAIITGCNVENASYGLTVCAERTAIQRAVAEGHRSFTAMAITCDIKDIFVGPCGACRQVLMEFGSEWDVYLTKPDGSYKKTSLRELLPSAFSPAHLTKSSN, from the exons ATGGCCG AACTGGTGGCAAAATGCTTGGAGGCACGAGACATGGCTTATTGTCCCTATAGCAAGTTTCCAGTTGGTGCTGCTATTTTGACATCTGGAGGTGCCATAATCACAG gCTGCAATGTAGAGAATGCTTCATACGGCCTTACAGTCTGTGCTGAGCGAACAGCTATACAGAGAGCTGTAGCTGAGGGACACAGAAGTTTTACAGCTATGGCTATCACATG TGATATTAAAGATATCTTTGTGGGACCCTGTGGTGCCTGTCGACAGGTGCTAATGGAG TTTGGTTCAGAATGGGACGTTTACCTGACTAAGCCTGATGGATCCTATAAGAAGACAAGTCTGAGAGAGCTGCTGCCCTCAGCATTTAGTCCAGCTCACCTGACAAAATCCAGCAATTAA
- the zgc:103586 gene encoding zgc:103586 isoform X3, with the protein MAVAELVAKCLEARDMAYCPYSKFPVGAAILTSGGAIITGCNVENASYGLTVCAERTAIQRAVAEGHRSFTAMAITCDIKDIFVGPCGACRQVLMEFGSEWDVYLTKPDGSYKKTSLRELLPSAFSPAHLTKSSN; encoded by the exons ATGGCCG TTGCAGAACTGGTGGCAAAATGCTTGGAGGCACGAGACATGGCTTATTGTCCCTATAGCAAGTTTCCAGTTGGTGCTGCTATTTTGACATCTGGAGGTGCCATAATCACAG gCTGCAATGTAGAGAATGCTTCATACGGCCTTACAGTCTGTGCTGAGCGAACAGCTATACAGAGAGCTGTAGCTGAGGGACACAGAAGTTTTACAGCTATGGCTATCACATG TGATATTAAAGATATCTTTGTGGGACCCTGTGGTGCCTGTCGACAGGTGCTAATGGAG TTTGGTTCAGAATGGGACGTTTACCTGACTAAGCCTGATGGATCCTATAAGAAGACAAGTCTGAGAGAGCTGCTGCCCTCAGCATTTAGTCCAGCTCACCTGACAAAATCCAGCAATTAA
- the LOC113635221 gene encoding 4F2 cell-surface antigen heavy chain-like, giving the protein MSKESEMKEVELNELEQEKQSMNTDTEKNGCVKVKLPEEKEVKFTGLTKEELMRVAGTTGWVRTRWVLLVLFWLGWVGMLAGAVVIIVQAPRCKPIPEMHWWNEGLLYQISDVNSFSDGIKGIENKLDNLNQLKVKGLILGPVHTVQADQISTLNLKEIDPEVGSEKDLDSLLERAHKKGISIVLDLTPNYKAAKAWFSNIDFASEKLMEACAYWLQKGVDGFLFSDVNLVAFTDTWQSIQNLVHSNTREGTKKIALIGSVTKQTSDYVSQLLEGSRVDLLLTRLSGIDLSGVQQAEDMTKLYSNHSSLAWSLNKNTSDLPTSLYHMLLFTLPGTPVFNRGDEVGLKDGESLTEIWDLENPAEENNETAKTIRAERSAVRSFFKSLSDLRGKERALLHGEYTTLHSSRSSFAFLRLWDQSERFITAINWGNSPVTIIMTHGDLPAEARVRLSTDTEKLAVDSMVPLDKLQLEAKQAVLLSYPYAG; this is encoded by the exons ATGAGTAAAGAATCTGAAATGAAGGAAGTGGAGCTGAATGAGCTGGAGCAGGAGAAACAGTCAATGAACACAGACACGGAGAAGAACGGCTGTGTGAAAGTGAAGTTGCCGGAGGAAAAAGAGGTCAAGTTCACTGGCCTGACTAAAGAAGAGCTTATGAGAGTAGCAGGCACTACAGG ATGGGTACGGACTCGCTGGGTATTGTTGGTTCTGTTCTGGCTCGGCTGGGTTGGTATGCTGGCCGGGGCAGTGGTCATCATTGTTCAGGCTCCACGGTGTAAACCCATCCCTGAAATGCACTGGTGGAACGAGGGGCTGCTCTACCAGATATCTGATGTGAACAGCTTCTCTGATGGCATTAAAG GAATAGAAAACAAGCTGGACAATCTGAACCAGCTGAAGGTGAAAGGGTTGATCCTGGGCCCAGTGCACACTGTTCAGGCAGACCAAATAAGTACATTGAATTTGAAAGAAATTGACCCTGAAGTGGGCAGTGAGAAGGACCTGGACAGCCTACTAGAAAGAGCCCACAAGAAGG GTATCTCCATAGTACTGGATCTGACACCCAACTATAAGGCAGCTAAGGCTTGGTTCAGCAATATTGATTTTGCTTCTGAAAAACTTATG GAGGCTTGTGCCTACTGGCTCCAAAAAGGAGTGGACGGCTTTCTCTTTTCTGATGTAAACCTTGTTGCTTTTACTGATACTTGGCAGTCCATCCAGAATCTTGTTCATTCCAACACCAGAGAAGGgactaaaaaaat TGCTCTGATAGGTTCAGTCACCAAGCAGACTTCAGATTATGTCTCTCAGCTGCTGGAGGGCTCGAGAGTTGATCTGTTACTAACCAGACTGTCAGGTATTGATCTGTCTGGGGTTCAGCAAGCTGAGGACATGACCAAGCTCTACTCCAACCACTCCAGCCTTGCCTGGAGTCTGAATAAAAACACTTCAGATTTACCCACGAGCCTCTACCATATGCTGCTCTTCACCCTACCTGGTACTCCAGTGTTCAATAGAGGAGATGAGGTTGGACTAAAGGACGGG gaATCTCTTACTGAAATTTGGGACTTGGAAAATCCAGCTGAGGAGAACAATGAAACAGCAAAG ACTATAAGAGCAGAACGCAGCGCAGTGCGAAGCTTCTTTAAGTCTCTCAGTGACCTTAGAGGTAAAGAAAGAGCTCTGCTGCATGGTgaatacacaactctacacagcTCAAGATCCTCATTTGCATTCCTCCGCCTGTGGGATCAGAGTGAACGATTCATTACCGCCATAAACTGGGGCAATTCCCCTGTCACAATAATAATGACCCACGGAGATCTGCCTGCTGAGGCCCGTGTCCGTCTCAGTACAGATACAGAGAAGCTAGCTGTGGACAGCATGGTGCCTTTGGATAAACTTCAGCTAGAAGCCAAACAAGCTGTTTTACTGTCTTATCCTTATGCAGGATAA
- the zgc:103586 gene encoding zgc:103586 isoform X2, protein MFMSHQVAELVAKCLEARDMAYCPYSKFPVGAAILTSGGAIITGCNVENASYGLTVCAERTAIQRAVAEGHRSFTAMAITCDIKDIFVGPCGACRQVLMEFGSEWDVYLTKPDGSYKKTSLRELLPSAFSPAHLTKSSN, encoded by the exons ATGTTTATGTCTCATCAAGTTGCAGAACTGGTGGCAAAATGCTTGGAGGCACGAGACATGGCTTATTGTCCCTATAGCAAGTTTCCAGTTGGTGCTGCTATTTTGACATCTGGAGGTGCCATAATCACAG gCTGCAATGTAGAGAATGCTTCATACGGCCTTACAGTCTGTGCTGAGCGAACAGCTATACAGAGAGCTGTAGCTGAGGGACACAGAAGTTTTACAGCTATGGCTATCACATG TGATATTAAAGATATCTTTGTGGGACCCTGTGGTGCCTGTCGACAGGTGCTAATGGAG TTTGGTTCAGAATGGGACGTTTACCTGACTAAGCCTGATGGATCCTATAAGAAGACAAGTCTGAGAGAGCTGCTGCCCTCAGCATTTAGTCCAGCTCACCTGACAAAATCCAGCAATTAA